The following proteins are encoded in a genomic region of Sphingopyxis sp. YF1:
- a CDS encoding methyltransferase domain-containing protein produces the protein MSNPRAQAQEQKIALSRRIRDRAKRFFGPWGMFVKGFIKHPVMVGSIVPSSPTLIRHMLKPVDWKNTKLFVEYGPGVGTFCRPVLEKMAGDATLIAIDTNEDFIEYLRADIRDSRFIAVHGSAADVEEIVRAHGFEHADYVLSGLPFSTLPAGVGPAIAAATHRVLRPGGAFLVYQFRARARDFLAAHFKRIDNAFEWVNVPPCFLFWGWKD, from the coding sequence ATGTCCAATCCCCGGGCGCAGGCCCAAGAACAGAAGATCGCGCTATCCCGCCGGATCCGCGATCGTGCGAAGCGTTTCTTCGGACCGTGGGGCATGTTCGTGAAGGGCTTTATCAAGCATCCGGTGATGGTCGGTTCGATCGTGCCGTCGTCGCCGACGCTGATCCGCCACATGCTGAAGCCCGTCGACTGGAAGAACACCAAGCTGTTCGTCGAATATGGCCCCGGCGTCGGCACCTTCTGTCGCCCGGTGCTCGAGAAGATGGCGGGCGATGCAACCCTGATCGCGATCGACACCAACGAGGATTTCATCGAGTATCTGCGGGCGGACATCCGCGACAGCCGCTTCATCGCGGTGCATGGATCGGCGGCCGACGTCGAGGAGATCGTTCGTGCTCACGGGTTCGAGCACGCCGATTATGTGCTGTCGGGCCTGCCGTTCTCGACCCTGCCTGCGGGAGTCGGCCCGGCTATCGCCGCGGCGACGCACCGCGTGCTGCGCCCCGGCGGCGCTTTCCTCGTCTATCAGTTCCGCGCCCGCGCGCGCGATTTCCTCGCCGCGCATTTCAAGCGCATCGACAATGCGTTCGAATGGGTCAATGTCCCGCCCTGCTTCCTGTTCTGGGGATGGAAGGACTGA
- a CDS encoding MFS transporter — protein MTGSFALMKQRRFLPLFATQFLNAFNDNFYKMAMVILVTFTIYKDPETEAWFNALAGGLFILPFFLFSALAGQLADSTDKTRMIRLIKTAEIFIMIVGAVGIWLHLVPLMLLALFAMGMHSTFFGPIKYAILPQHLEEDEVLAGTGWVEAGTYIAILGGTIVGGLTPPHVAIPGIIVVAVIGRLTATFVPSAPPEKEAEGLVIDHNVFRSSYRLVNSTMHIPRLFLAIVSISFFWAIGAILAAQFPPLVKNALGADNTVATMFTAIFSVGVAIGSIVVNRLLKGHVSARYSPGSVIVMGLFVLDLWWNVKGWSHHGTTLMDWRAFLALTAGDRIILDLLGIAIAGGMFVVPLYAFLTTTVAKSQTARTIAANNIVNSGFMVAATLLLSVLIGLGLTIDDTLLMVAVMCVVSALLAWRLHKACD, from the coding sequence ATGACCGGTTCCTTTGCGCTGATGAAGCAACGCCGGTTTCTGCCTCTGTTCGCCACCCAGTTTCTCAACGCCTTCAACGACAATTTCTACAAGATGGCGATGGTGATCCTCGTCACCTTCACCATCTACAAGGACCCCGAGACCGAGGCGTGGTTCAACGCGCTGGCGGGCGGGCTCTTCATCCTGCCCTTCTTCCTCTTTTCGGCACTCGCGGGGCAGCTTGCCGACAGCACCGACAAGACGCGGATGATCCGCCTGATCAAGACCGCCGAAATCTTCATCATGATCGTCGGCGCGGTCGGCATCTGGCTGCATCTCGTGCCGCTGATGCTGCTCGCGCTGTTCGCAATGGGGATGCACTCGACCTTCTTCGGGCCGATCAAATATGCGATCCTGCCGCAGCATCTGGAGGAAGACGAGGTGCTCGCGGGCACCGGCTGGGTCGAGGCGGGCACCTATATCGCGATCCTCGGCGGGACGATCGTCGGCGGGCTGACCCCGCCGCACGTCGCGATCCCGGGGATCATCGTCGTCGCCGTGATCGGGCGGCTGACCGCGACCTTCGTCCCCTCTGCGCCGCCCGAAAAGGAAGCCGAAGGGCTGGTCATCGACCACAATGTCTTCCGCTCGTCGTACCGTCTGGTCAATTCGACAATGCACATCCCGCGGCTGTTCCTCGCGATCGTCTCGATCAGCTTCTTCTGGGCGATCGGCGCGATCCTCGCGGCGCAATTCCCGCCGCTGGTCAAGAATGCACTCGGCGCCGACAACACCGTCGCGACCATGTTCACCGCGATCTTCTCGGTCGGGGTCGCGATCGGCTCGATCGTCGTCAACCGCCTGCTCAAGGGGCATGTCTCGGCGCGCTATTCGCCGGGCTCGGTGATCGTGATGGGGCTGTTCGTGCTCGACCTGTGGTGGAATGTGAAGGGCTGGAGCCACCATGGCACGACGCTGATGGACTGGCGCGCCTTCCTCGCGCTGACCGCGGGCGACCGGATCATCCTCGACCTGCTCGGCATCGCGATCGCCGGGGGCATGTTCGTCGTTCCGCTCTACGCCTTCCTCACCACCACCGTCGCCAAGTCGCAGACCGCGCGCACGATCGCCGCGAACAATATCGTCAATTCGGGCTTCATGGTTGCCGCAACCCTGCTGCTCAGCGTGCTGATCGGCCTCGGGCTGACGATCGACGACACGCTGCTGATGGTCGCCGTCATGTGCGTCGTGTCGGCGCTGCTCGCCTGGCGTCTGCACAAGGCCTGCGACTAG
- a CDS encoding MFS transporter encodes MSTISRSIPADRMAVLFAVMLVAAAGNTAMQSILPALGAKLHIPDVWVSLAFSWSALLWVLTAPHWARQSDKRGRKALMALGVIGFLSSMALCGLVLWSGLEGWLAAGTTFILFALFRSLYGGLGSAAPPAVQAYVAARTDPEERTQALSLVSSSFGLGTVIGPAIAPFFILPVFGLSGPLLVFALIGVAVLIALRWRLPDDVPRFAARGAIVSYPTTGGSPQAAADDADDEVVDQSAAASPPLRWTDARVRPWLLAGLFGGQAQAMMLGVIGFLILDRLHLRLRPDEGAAITGIVLMSGAVATLLAQWGLIPLLKLSARNAVLAGAALGAAGLVMTGLSFDLHGIVIGFATASLGFGLFRPGFTAGASLAVPRRDQGSVAGMTASINGSAYIVSPAVGVLLYNWHAMVAYALMAGFCVWLVLWGWKALRPPPPATKQP; translated from the coding sequence TTGTCGACGATCAGCCGCTCGATACCCGCCGACCGTATGGCGGTGCTCTTCGCGGTGATGCTCGTCGCCGCGGCGGGCAACACCGCGATGCAGTCGATCCTGCCCGCGCTCGGCGCCAAACTGCACATCCCCGACGTCTGGGTCAGCCTCGCCTTCAGCTGGTCGGCGCTGCTCTGGGTGCTCACCGCCCCGCATTGGGCGCGCCAGTCGGACAAGCGCGGGCGCAAGGCGCTGATGGCGCTCGGCGTCATCGGTTTCCTGTCGTCGATGGCGCTGTGCGGTCTCGTGCTCTGGTCGGGACTCGAAGGCTGGCTCGCCGCCGGAACGACCTTCATCCTCTTCGCGCTGTTCCGCAGCCTTTATGGCGGGCTCGGTTCGGCGGCGCCGCCCGCGGTGCAGGCCTATGTCGCGGCGCGCACCGATCCCGAAGAGCGGACGCAGGCGCTGTCGCTCGTCTCCTCCTCCTTCGGGCTCGGCACGGTGATCGGTCCCGCGATCGCGCCCTTCTTCATCCTGCCGGTCTTCGGCCTGTCGGGGCCGCTCCTCGTCTTTGCGCTGATCGGCGTTGCGGTGCTCATCGCGCTGCGCTGGCGGCTGCCCGACGATGTGCCGCGCTTTGCCGCGCGCGGCGCGATCGTCTCCTACCCGACCACCGGGGGGTCGCCGCAGGCGGCGGCCGACGACGCCGACGACGAGGTCGTCGACCAGTCCGCCGCGGCTTCGCCGCCGCTGCGCTGGACCGATGCGCGCGTCCGCCCATGGCTGCTCGCCGGACTGTTCGGCGGACAGGCGCAGGCGATGATGCTCGGCGTCATCGGCTTCCTGATCCTCGATCGCCTGCATCTCCGCCTTCGTCCCGACGAAGGCGCGGCGATCACGGGCATCGTCCTGATGTCGGGCGCGGTCGCGACGCTGCTCGCGCAATGGGGGCTGATCCCGCTGCTGAAACTGTCGGCGCGCAACGCCGTGCTCGCGGGCGCGGCGCTCGGCGCCGCGGGACTGGTGATGACCGGCCTGTCGTTCGACCTCCACGGCATCGTGATCGGCTTTGCCACCGCCTCGCTCGGCTTCGGCCTGTTCCGCCCCGGCTTCACCGCCGGCGCCTCGCTCGCCGTGCCGCGCCGCGACCAGGGCAGCGTCGCGGGTATGACCGCCTCGATCAACGGCTCGGCCTATATCGTCTCGCCGGCGGTGGGCGTGCTTCTCTACAATTGGCACGCGATGGTCGCTTACGCGCTGATGGCGGGTTTTTGCGTCTGGCTCGTGCTCTGGGGCTGGAAGGCGCTGCGCCCGCCCCCGCCGGCGACAAAACAGCCATAG
- a CDS encoding phospholipase D-like domain-containing protein: MNAEPAPVREAESFRADVAGHRIEVIVDGDDRLASLLALLAGAIRSIDMVMYIFKADAAGSRILDAMVAAARRGVRVRAVIDSFGSADTADSVFTPLRAAGGSVIFFSRHWRSSYLIRNHQKLLLIDDHVAVTGGFNIAEPYLATGHGTCWFDLGIVVRGPSVARMAEWFEAIHDYTVNDDGKLLMLRRLIREWPVDAGPVSWLVGGPTQRLSPWARAVRSDLRTASRLDMAMAYFSPGQGMLRRLGRVASHGRARFVMAAKSDNAATIGASRLLFGYLLRKQATIWEYQPCRLHMKLIVIDDTVYVGTANFDMRSLFMNVEVMLRVTDPDFARQMRSFIDGLEPDCEVITPAVHKARGTWLTRLRWTLAWFVVGVADYTVSRRLNFGLGEIDPETEV, encoded by the coding sequence ATGAACGCCGAACCCGCGCCCGTCCGCGAAGCCGAGAGTTTTAGGGCGGACGTCGCCGGACACCGGATCGAGGTGATCGTCGACGGCGACGACCGCCTCGCCAGCCTGCTCGCGCTGCTCGCGGGCGCGATCCGCAGCATCGACATGGTGATGTACATCTTCAAGGCCGACGCCGCCGGCTCGCGCATCCTCGACGCGATGGTCGCCGCGGCGCGGCGCGGCGTGCGCGTGCGCGCGGTGATCGACAGCTTCGGATCGGCCGACACCGCCGACAGCGTCTTTACTCCGCTGCGCGCGGCGGGCGGCAGCGTCATTTTCTTCTCGCGGCACTGGCGGTCGAGCTACCTGATCCGCAACCACCAGAAACTGCTGCTGATCGACGATCATGTCGCGGTAACCGGCGGTTTCAACATCGCCGAGCCCTATCTCGCGACCGGCCATGGCACCTGCTGGTTCGATCTCGGCATCGTCGTGCGCGGTCCGTCGGTCGCGCGCATGGCCGAATGGTTCGAGGCGATCCACGACTATACCGTGAACGACGATGGCAAGCTCCTGATGCTGCGCCGCCTGATCCGCGAATGGCCGGTCGACGCGGGGCCGGTAAGCTGGCTCGTCGGCGGGCCGACCCAGCGGCTGTCGCCCTGGGCACGTGCGGTGCGCAGCGACCTCAGGACCGCAAGCCGGCTCGACATGGCGATGGCCTATTTCTCGCCCGGACAGGGCATGCTGCGCCGCCTCGGCCGCGTCGCGTCGCACGGCCGCGCGCGCTTCGTGATGGCCGCCAAGTCCGACAATGCCGCGACGATCGGCGCCTCGCGCCTGCTGTTCGGCTATTTGCTGCGCAAGCAGGCGACGATCTGGGAATATCAGCCGTGCCGCCTGCACATGAAGCTGATCGTCATCGACGACACCGTCTATGTCGGCACCGCCAATTTCGACATGCGCAGCCTGTTCATGAATGTCGAGGTGATGCTGCGCGTAACCGATCCGGACTTTGCCCGGCAGATGCGAAGCTTCATCGACGGGCTCGAGCCCGATTGCGAGGTCATCACCCCGGCGGTGCACAAGGCGCGCGGCACCTGGCTGACGCGGCTGCGCTGGACGCTCGCGTGGTTCGTCGTCGGGGTCGCCGACTATACCGTGTCGCGGCGGCTCAATTTCGGGCTCGGCGAAATCGATCCCGAGACCGAAGTCTGA
- the rpoZ gene encoding DNA-directed RNA polymerase subunit omega, which yields MARVTVEDCVDKVSNRFDLVLLSAHRAREISGGSELTVDRDRDKNPVVALREIAEQTIRPKDLQETLVGSLQKVVVDDDDTPDEISSIARSAEALRLTAAAPPRSPAGGGSDFE from the coding sequence ATGGCCCGCGTTACCGTCGAAGATTGCGTCGACAAGGTTTCCAACCGCTTCGATCTGGTCCTGCTTTCGGCGCATCGTGCGCGCGAAATCTCGGGCGGTTCGGAACTGACCGTCGACCGCGATCGCGACAAGAACCCCGTCGTCGCGCTGCGCGAGATCGCCGAACAGACGATTCGTCCCAAGGACCTCCAGGAAACGCTCGTCGGTTCGCTGCAAAAGGTCGTCGTCGATGATGACGACACGCCCGACGAAATCAGCTCGATCGCGCGCTCGGCCGAAGCGCTTCGCCTCACCGCCGCTGCGCCGCCGCGCAGCCCCGCGGGCGGCGGCAGCGACTTCGAATAA